In Halogranum gelatinilyticum, the following are encoded in one genomic region:
- a CDS encoding SDR family oxidoreductase: MSLLEGKTAVVTGAASGNGRAIAELFAEHGAAVVVADVRDDPREGGEPTHELVESRGGDAVFVECDVTNYDDCVDAVEAADPFGGVDIMVNNAGIVGPQVPLVELDMDDYRTLMAVNLDGVFHGSKAAALAMVEHGNGGSIVNMSSVAGMVGYGGITPYSAAKGGVRLFSYALANELGPDGVRVNVVHPGVIETAMTTDDSPIVGTEAGEQLKAVLPLRRFGTPEDVAGVCLFLASDLSSYVTAESIVVDGGNLNSA; this comes from the coding sequence ATGTCACTTCTCGAAGGCAAGACAGCTGTCGTAACGGGTGCAGCGAGTGGGAACGGGCGGGCCATCGCAGAACTGTTCGCCGAACACGGAGCGGCGGTCGTCGTCGCCGACGTCCGAGACGACCCGCGAGAGGGCGGCGAGCCGACACACGAACTCGTCGAATCACGGGGTGGTGACGCGGTATTCGTCGAATGCGACGTCACGAACTACGACGACTGCGTCGACGCCGTCGAGGCGGCCGACCCGTTCGGCGGGGTCGACATCATGGTCAACAACGCGGGAATCGTCGGGCCGCAGGTCCCGCTTGTCGAGTTGGATATGGACGACTACCGGACGCTGATGGCGGTGAACCTCGACGGCGTCTTCCACGGCTCGAAGGCTGCCGCTCTCGCGATGGTCGAGCACGGTAACGGCGGGAGTATCGTCAATATGTCCAGCGTCGCCGGGATGGTGGGCTACGGCGGCATCACGCCGTATTCCGCCGCGAAGGGAGGAGTCCGGCTGTTCTCGTACGCGTTGGCGAACGAACTCGGTCCCGACGGGGTTCGCGTCAACGTCGTCCACCCTGGCGTCATCGAGACTGCGATGACGACCGACGACTCCCCCATCGTCGGCACCGAAGCGGGTGAACAGTTGAAGGCAGTACTGCCGCTCCGGCGTTTCGGAACGCCAGAAGACGTCGCCGGCGTCTGTCTGTTCCTCGCGAGCGACCTGTCGTCGTACGTGACTGCCGAATCCATCGTCGTCGACGGCGGGAACCTCAACAGTGCCTGA
- a CDS encoding ribonuclease HI family protein: protein MTAEPLPAEQLSPLATLVDEVLAGVGYEMETAIAVIDDAVPGYGGLFDPATSRAELRRALEELLSSDIARPTPPESSGDSFVLYVDGSSRGNPGPAGAGAVIMDAEETELARLGRPAGSHTGNNTAEYVALQLGLSELLTRYDPQQLEVRIDSMTVIRDVWGGDDPTEPGVETYSEAVAAALATIPKHRYTHLADSDPNPADALATVGADIAAFGP from the coding sequence GTGACCGCCGAACCGCTCCCAGCCGAACAGCTCTCGCCGCTCGCGACGCTCGTCGACGAGGTGCTCGCAGGGGTGGGCTACGAGATGGAGACCGCAATAGCCGTCATCGACGACGCCGTCCCCGGCTATGGCGGACTGTTCGACCCGGCGACCTCGCGGGCGGAACTGCGTCGGGCACTCGAAGAGCTGTTGTCGTCGGACATCGCTCGACCGACTCCCCCCGAGTCGTCGGGTGATTCGTTCGTCCTCTACGTCGACGGAAGCTCACGCGGCAACCCCGGTCCTGCGGGTGCGGGGGCGGTCATCATGGACGCCGAGGAGACCGAACTCGCCCGTCTCGGCCGTCCCGCTGGTTCCCACACCGGGAACAACACCGCCGAGTACGTCGCCCTCCAGCTCGGACTCTCCGAGCTGTTGACACGCTACGACCCACAACAGCTCGAAGTCCGGATCGACTCGATGACCGTCATTCGGGACGTCTGGGGCGGCGACGACCCAACGGAACCGGGTGTCGAAACGTATAGCGAGGCCGTCGCAGCGGCATTGGCGACCATCCCGAAGCACCGCTACACCCATCTGGCCGACAGCGACCCGAACCCCGCCGACGCGCTGGCGACGGTCGGTGCCGACATCGCGGCGTTCGGGCCTTGA
- a CDS encoding cation:proton antiporter regulatory subunit → MKVFETQLPGVGQRYTLTFPSGGQFVVVLHNDGRRRTYWRDDAATDGEELFEVTESQARKIAEIFDGTYFNPVEEGLDDAFEDARIKWIEIGNTSPIANQRIRETSLRSRTGVSILAIQRGDRTLSNPNADTEVLPGDILVVVGTDEAYEALDAVLTG, encoded by the coding sequence ATGAAAGTCTTCGAAACGCAGCTTCCGGGTGTCGGGCAACGGTACACACTGACGTTCCCGTCCGGCGGCCAGTTCGTCGTCGTGTTGCACAACGACGGCCGTCGGCGGACGTACTGGCGAGACGACGCTGCGACGGACGGGGAAGAACTCTTCGAGGTCACGGAATCGCAGGCACGAAAGATCGCGGAGATCTTCGACGGCACGTACTTCAACCCAGTCGAAGAGGGACTCGACGACGCGTTCGAGGATGCCCGCATCAAATGGATCGAGATCGGCAACACCTCACCGATTGCGAACCAACGGATTCGTGAGACATCACTCCGAAGCCGGACGGGTGTTTCGATTCTCGCGATTCAGCGGGGTGACCGGACCCTCTCGAACCCGAACGCCGACACCGAGGTGCTTCCCGGAGACATCCTCGTCGTCGTCGGGACCGACGAGGCGTACGAGGCACTCGACGCGGTCCTCACCGGCTGA
- a CDS encoding type II toxin-antitoxin system HicB family antitoxin: MASSTRNGDANDGEIRLWQEDGWWIAKDVDTGVTTQGESREEALDNLDDAVAVHIGKRGREPTDEELRALGINPANNTTGDQEPPDVLD; encoded by the coding sequence ATGGCCAGTTCGACTCGGAACGGCGACGCCAACGATGGCGAGATTCGTCTCTGGCAAGAGGACGGCTGGTGGATCGCGAAGGACGTCGATACGGGCGTGACCACGCAGGGAGAGTCCAGAGAGGAGGCACTGGACAATCTCGACGACGCTGTCGCAGTCCATATTGGGAAACGTGGCCGCGAACCGACGGACGAAGAACTTCGTGCGCTGGGAATCAACCCCGCGAACAATACCACTGGCGATCAGGAACCGCCGGACGTCCTCGACTAA
- a CDS encoding MFS transporter: protein MERGLPGGKDDRRLVLGSVILSTFFIGFGGGVIFPILPNLGAVLGISPFLVGLILSANRFSRLFANAPAGSLVDRFGTRKPFVIGMFIQGISTSGYVIAVLAPLPEAWFMAARVLWGIGSALVFATAYTIADDISDGGSRGSNMGLIRGGVLFGFPTGVVLGGLVSALSGNLVAFAVATAFAFLASIVAYSTVPETHVEAGVNQSVKPWDINTSLPAITVGLVNFAVLFVYIGALFATLVVFLSQNQLSLFGLDAQGTSGLYMGITVVAAGLSMYLGGAISDRTQSRVPILLVFLGVTSVGFLLLALANSVSVLAVACLCIGLGQGGTSGPLMALLGDLVADGEMGRAVGTNNVFGDIGGGFGPIITLPIVDTVGFWPVYLCCAAMPLVAVVILLSGVRRETGHFLPRVGS from the coding sequence ATGGAACGCGGACTACCGGGGGGAAAAGACGACCGACGACTCGTCCTCGGGTCGGTCATCCTCAGTACGTTCTTCATCGGCTTTGGCGGTGGCGTCATCTTCCCTATCTTGCCGAACCTCGGTGCCGTTCTCGGAATATCCCCGTTTCTCGTCGGTCTCATCTTGAGCGCAAACCGGTTTTCACGGCTGTTCGCGAACGCCCCTGCTGGAAGCCTCGTCGACCGATTCGGGACGAGAAAGCCGTTCGTCATCGGGATGTTCATCCAGGGAATCTCCACGTCCGGGTACGTTATCGCGGTGCTCGCACCGCTTCCCGAGGCCTGGTTCATGGCCGCTCGCGTCCTCTGGGGCATCGGGAGCGCGCTCGTCTTCGCGACCGCGTACACCATCGCTGACGACATCAGTGACGGTGGGTCACGAGGGTCGAATATGGGGCTCATCAGAGGTGGAGTGCTCTTCGGCTTTCCGACGGGTGTGGTACTCGGTGGTCTGGTCAGTGCACTCTCCGGGAACCTCGTCGCGTTCGCCGTCGCGACCGCCTTCGCGTTCCTCGCCAGCATCGTCGCCTACTCGACGGTACCGGAAACACACGTCGAGGCAGGAGTGAACCAGTCGGTCAAGCCGTGGGACATCAACACGAGTCTCCCTGCGATTACGGTCGGTTTAGTGAACTTCGCCGTCCTGTTCGTCTACATCGGGGCGTTGTTCGCAACGCTCGTCGTGTTTCTCAGCCAGAACCAACTCAGCCTCTTTGGACTCGATGCTCAGGGGACCTCGGGTCTGTACATGGGCATCACCGTCGTTGCTGCGGGCCTCTCGATGTATCTCGGTGGGGCTATCAGCGACCGAACTCAGTCACGAGTTCCGATTCTGCTCGTCTTTCTGGGCGTCACGTCGGTCGGTTTCCTGCTGCTCGCGCTCGCGAACTCGGTCTCGGTGCTGGCGGTCGCGTGTCTCTGCATCGGACTCGGCCAAGGCGGTACGAGCGGCCCACTGATGGCACTGTTGGGTGACCTCGTCGCCGACGGCGAAATGGGTCGCGCTGTGGGAACGAACAACGTGTTCGGGGACATCGGCGGCGGGTTTGGTCCGATTATCACGCTCCCAATCGTCGATACGGTTGGCTTTTGGCCCGTCTACCTCTGCTGTGCGGCCATGCCGCTCGTCGCTGTTGTGATTCTCCTGAGCGGGGTCAGACGGGAGACCGGCCACTTTCTCCCGCGTGTTGGATCCTGA
- a CDS encoding sensor histidine kinase produces the protein MSWQFTPLALPTVMATLVSVLLGGYSVQYMRSNGTTPLLTSFCAVNLGLVVWTLFSTLKLLHTDPATKLLFYRLLYFGIAPLGAFALLFVLIHTNRIRELRARNVLPLLAVPAVYLVLLFVNPNGVIIESTRIVDSGGLVVLRVETSIAHLVLELLYNALMSVIAVGLILTRAVRIGREYLPQALLVTAGVAAPFAFVLLSLAQVPPFVSDSVNFIPASAGITSLALGLAIHRYQFLDLSPIAYTAAMEASPDSVLVLDAEKRVIHANERGSELLEQLGGSFGMAATDVHPSFDVEAPPTEVITVDAATPRSLSVRSQQLERQGQTVGWVVVLRDVTELHEQQQTIRDRNEKLTLLNEILRHDIRNDMMVVLGNARLVQDVTDDETVTRRLETIVNSGEHATELTESVRALMTTMVDSEETTEAVSLRDVLMTEVSSIRSGYHEVAVDVPHEIPDVEIVADDLLGTVFRNLLTNAVRHNRRADPVVTVSAETRTDDVLVRVSDNGPGIADEQKEEVFGRGEKGLESQGTGLGLYLVDTVVQSYGGDVWVEDNDPTGATFVVRLPLARDVLRS, from the coding sequence ATGAGCTGGCAGTTCACACCACTGGCGTTGCCGACGGTGATGGCGACGCTCGTGTCCGTCCTCCTCGGTGGCTACAGCGTGCAGTATATGCGGTCGAACGGGACGACGCCGCTGCTCACGTCGTTCTGTGCGGTGAATCTGGGACTCGTCGTCTGGACGCTCTTTTCGACGCTCAAACTGCTCCACACCGACCCGGCGACGAAGCTTCTCTTCTACCGGCTGCTCTACTTCGGAATCGCGCCGCTGGGCGCGTTCGCGCTCCTGTTCGTCCTCATCCACACGAACCGGATACGCGAACTTCGGGCACGCAACGTACTCCCGTTGCTGGCCGTCCCGGCCGTCTACCTAGTCTTGCTGTTCGTCAACCCAAACGGGGTTATCATCGAGTCGACGCGAATCGTCGACTCGGGTGGCTTGGTCGTCCTTCGCGTCGAGACGAGCATCGCGCATCTCGTCTTAGAGCTGCTGTACAACGCCCTCATGTCGGTGATCGCCGTCGGGTTGATCCTCACGAGGGCGGTTCGGATCGGCCGGGAATATCTCCCACAGGCGTTGTTGGTCACCGCAGGCGTGGCCGCGCCGTTTGCCTTCGTGCTCCTCAGCCTCGCGCAGGTTCCGCCGTTCGTCTCCGACAGCGTCAACTTCATTCCGGCGTCGGCGGGCATCACCTCGCTCGCCCTCGGACTGGCCATCCATCGCTACCAGTTCCTCGACCTCTCGCCGATCGCGTACACGGCTGCGATGGAGGCATCGCCCGACAGCGTGCTCGTCCTCGACGCCGAGAAACGGGTCATCCACGCCAACGAACGGGGGAGCGAACTGCTCGAACAGCTCGGTGGCTCCTTCGGGATGGCCGCGACGGACGTCCATCCGTCGTTCGACGTCGAAGCACCGCCGACCGAGGTGATTACCGTCGACGCCGCGACCCCACGCTCACTGAGCGTTCGGAGCCAGCAGCTCGAACGACAGGGTCAGACGGTCGGCTGGGTGGTCGTTCTCCGTGACGTGACGGAGTTGCACGAACAGCAGCAGACGATTCGCGACCGAAACGAGAAGCTGACGCTGCTGAACGAGATCCTCCGCCACGACATCCGCAACGACATGATGGTCGTGCTCGGAAACGCGCGCCTCGTGCAGGACGTCACCGACGACGAGACCGTAACCCGGCGACTGGAGACGATTGTCAACAGCGGCGAGCACGCGACCGAACTCACCGAGTCGGTTCGGGCACTCATGACCACGATGGTCGACAGCGAGGAGACGACCGAGGCCGTCTCCCTCCGGGACGTCCTCATGACGGAGGTGAGTTCGATCCGGTCGGGATACCACGAGGTGGCCGTCGACGTCCCGCACGAGATTCCCGACGTGGAGATCGTCGCCGACGACCTCCTCGGGACAGTCTTCCGAAACCTGCTCACGAACGCGGTTCGGCACAACCGCCGCGCGGATCCCGTGGTGACGGTTTCCGCAGAGACGCGGACGGACGACGTCCTCGTCCGCGTCTCGGACAACGGGCCGGGCATCGCCGACGAGCAGAAAGAGGAGGTGTTCGGCCGCGGCGAGAAGGGACTCGAGAGTCAGGGCACCGGACTCGGCCTGTATCTCGTCGACACGGTGGTACAGAGCTACGGCGGTGACGTCTGGGTCGAGGACAACGACCCGACGGGCGCGACGTTCGTCGTCCGGTTACCGCTCGCGAGAGACGTTCTGCGTAGCTGA
- a CDS encoding aldo/keto reductase, producing the protein MTTLELPAIGYGTSGKEEGDVWTDSVAAALDAGYRHVDTAQMYENEAEVGAGIRQSSVDREDVILATKVHPDNLAADDAVRTANESLDRLGVEKVEMLYVHWPAKAYDAAETLSAFDELHDEGVMDYVCLSNFTPELLDEARSILDAPIAAHQVECHPLLPQDELRAYAKQHGHHLVGYSPLGRGEILDHPVLSDIASKHDVSTAQVCLAWAIEHDVVPIPKATGDHITDNLRASELQLDDEDLTAIDSIDERRRVIDPDIGPWNQS; encoded by the coding sequence ATGACGACTCTCGAACTCCCGGCCATCGGCTACGGGACGTCCGGCAAAGAAGAAGGGGACGTGTGGACCGACAGCGTCGCGGCGGCGTTGGACGCTGGCTACCGCCACGTCGACACTGCACAGATGTACGAGAACGAGGCCGAAGTCGGTGCTGGCATCCGCCAGAGTTCCGTGGACCGCGAGGACGTGATACTGGCGACGAAGGTCCACCCGGACAACCTCGCAGCCGACGATGCGGTGCGCACGGCCAACGAGAGCCTGGACCGCCTCGGCGTCGAGAAGGTCGAGATGCTCTACGTCCACTGGCCTGCCAAGGCGTACGACGCCGCGGAGACGCTGTCCGCCTTCGACGAACTCCACGACGAGGGCGTGATGGACTACGTCTGTCTGAGCAACTTCACACCCGAGTTGTTGGACGAAGCGCGCTCCATCTTGGACGCCCCCATCGCCGCCCATCAGGTCGAGTGTCACCCGCTGCTCCCGCAGGACGAACTCAGAGCGTACGCGAAGCAACACGGCCACCACCTCGTCGGCTACTCGCCGTTGGGCCGTGGCGAGATTCTCGACCACCCGGTTCTCTCCGACATCGCTTCGAAACACGACGTCTCGACCGCACAAGTCTGTCTCGCGTGGGCCATCGAACACGACGTCGTCCCCATCCCGAAAGCGACCGGTGACCACATCACGGACAACCTTCGTGCTTCGGAGTTACAGCTGGACGACGAGGACCTCACGGCAATCGACAGCATCGACGAGCGACGGCGCGTCATCGACCCCGACATCGGCCCGTGGAACCAGAGCTGA
- a CDS encoding cation:proton antiporter, translated as MSEFNLLFTAGVLFLLLAGAGALALRLKQSVIPAYIIVGILVGPYAPSLGGLSLTLVDSPAIVRLFAELGVVLLLFFVGLELSLDQVFANRTKFLWAGVADVGISLPLGVVLGLAFGFTWLEAGFIALIVFNSSTVIIAKSLIDLGWIADPEGQAILGVVVIEDVLTALGFALLSVFLLGGTDASAIALSIGQSLLFLVLLLGVAYYGATVLDRVFETRSSEIFVLGVLGVGAFVAGAGLLTGVSEAVAAFLVGTAFGRTGHAARIERLITPSRDLFAALFFLVVGLQTDPALLTATFGFVLVVAAVTTVGQLVSGFLAGRAYGLDRQRAVRVGCALTPRGEFSLVIAAFLVTAGTTPVLRETIPAFTVGYVLVTSILGTVLMRNADRLSGGLQRVAGQSQ; from the coding sequence GTGAGCGAATTTAACCTCCTGTTTACCGCTGGCGTGCTCTTCTTGTTGCTCGCCGGAGCCGGTGCGCTCGCGCTCCGTCTCAAGCAGTCGGTCATCCCCGCGTACATCATCGTCGGAATCCTCGTCGGTCCCTACGCACCGTCTCTCGGCGGTCTCTCACTGACACTCGTCGACAGCCCCGCAATCGTTCGACTCTTTGCCGAACTGGGTGTTGTCTTGCTTTTGTTCTTCGTCGGCCTCGAACTCAGTCTGGACCAAGTCTTCGCAAACCGCACCAAGTTCCTTTGGGCGGGTGTTGCCGACGTCGGCATCAGCTTGCCACTCGGGGTCGTGTTGGGGCTGGCGTTCGGGTTCACGTGGCTCGAAGCCGGATTCATCGCCCTCATCGTGTTCAACTCCTCGACGGTCATCATCGCGAAGTCACTCATCGACCTCGGCTGGATCGCCGACCCGGAGGGCCAGGCGATCCTCGGAGTGGTCGTCATCGAGGACGTGCTGACGGCCCTCGGATTCGCCCTGCTCTCCGTGTTCCTGCTCGGCGGGACGGACGCATCGGCTATCGCACTCTCTATCGGCCAGTCGCTGCTCTTTCTCGTCCTCTTGCTCGGTGTGGCGTACTACGGAGCGACAGTGCTCGACCGTGTGTTCGAGACGCGGTCGTCCGAGATATTCGTCCTCGGGGTGCTGGGGGTTGGTGCGTTCGTCGCCGGAGCTGGGCTGCTGACCGGCGTCAGTGAGGCCGTTGCGGCGTTCCTCGTCGGAACCGCCTTCGGCCGGACCGGCCACGCTGCTCGCATCGAACGGCTGATCACACCCAGCCGTGACCTCTTCGCCGCGCTGTTCTTTCTCGTCGTCGGACTCCAGACGGACCCAGCCCTGCTCACCGCCACCTTCGGTTTCGTCCTCGTGGTCGCCGCCGTCACGACGGTGGGACAACTCGTCAGTGGCTTCCTCGCTGGACGGGCGTACGGACTGGACAGACAGCGTGCCGTCCGCGTCGGCTGCGCCTTGACCCCCCGTGGGGAGTTCTCCCTCGTCATCGCGGCGTTTCTGGTGACCGCCGGTACGACGCCGGTACTACGGGAGACGATTCCGGCCTTCACTGTTGGCTACGTGCTCGTCACGAGTATTCTCGGGACGGTGTTGATGCGTAACGCGGACCGTCTCTCGGGCGGCCTCCAGCGCGTCGCTGGTCAGTCTCAGTGA
- a CDS encoding acyl-CoA dehydrogenase family protein: MSRRETPSDYGSLDEGRHCNYYTHDRALQFELRRHCDAAELDWGESRLREFGELIGHTVADNADVADDNPPTLRTYDKNGEVVNDIQHHPAHVENERLVYEAGLVSDVFEAPPGRDEPVSFPYHFGQFYLMEYAASMGLGCPGAMTAGAALVLDRFDDGSLQEFYDALTARDYDDLTTGAMFLTERQGGTDVGANEVVAEPQDDGSYRLYGEKWFCSNADSAAALALARRPDAPDGTQGLSLFLVSTHDSAGEPTNYRIRRLKDKLGTRTVPTGEIEFEGAEASLVGEPEDGFRQMSAMLNAERLYNSMSSCGVMGRALLESKVHAANREVFGRRLDEHPLLRRDLVVMAVDHEAALAFTFEAVAAFHRRQRGDDDEAHRLMRLLVPVAKYRTARMAVDTASYAMEIKGGNGYVEEFVHPRLLRNAQVLPIWEGASNVMALDVLRAMDREAAHEPVLALTEERLNAVSHPVLEDLVATVRSEHDGLASAMAAVGAGSSGYAQQQAKELTDYIFDVTTAAVLLEDAQWQLDHEDDARRALVAREFVESSLRSEDARGITGGDEVSPSTFDAIVRYAAADPAERDW, encoded by the coding sequence ATGAGTCGACGAGAGACCCCGAGCGATTACGGCTCCCTCGACGAAGGTCGCCACTGCAACTACTACACGCACGACCGAGCCCTCCAGTTCGAACTCCGACGCCACTGCGACGCCGCCGAACTCGACTGGGGCGAGTCACGACTGCGCGAGTTCGGCGAGCTCATCGGCCACACCGTTGCCGACAACGCCGACGTCGCCGACGACAACCCGCCCACCCTCCGCACCTACGACAAGAACGGCGAGGTCGTCAACGACATCCAACACCATCCGGCCCACGTCGAGAACGAGCGACTGGTCTACGAGGCCGGTCTCGTCAGCGACGTCTTCGAGGCCCCGCCCGGCCGCGACGAGCCGGTCTCGTTTCCCTACCATTTCGGGCAGTTCTACCTGATGGAGTACGCCGCGAGCATGGGCCTCGGCTGTCCGGGCGCGATGACCGCCGGGGCCGCGCTCGTGCTCGACCGGTTCGACGACGGGTCGTTGCAGGAGTTCTACGACGCTCTGACCGCCCGCGACTACGACGACCTCACCACGGGGGCGATGTTCCTCACCGAGCGGCAGGGCGGCACCGACGTCGGTGCCAACGAGGTCGTCGCCGAACCGCAGGACGACGGCAGCTACCGGCTGTACGGCGAGAAGTGGTTCTGCTCGAACGCCGACTCGGCGGCCGCCCTCGCGCTCGCTCGTCGCCCGGACGCACCCGACGGGACCCAGGGACTGTCGCTGTTTCTCGTCTCGACGCACGACAGCGCGGGGGAGCCGACGAACTACCGGATTCGCCGGCTGAAGGACAAACTCGGGACGCGCACCGTGCCGACGGGCGAGATCGAGTTCGAGGGAGCCGAGGCGTCTCTGGTGGGTGAACCCGAGGACGGCTTCCGACAGATGTCGGCGATGCTGAACGCCGAACGGCTCTACAACTCGATGAGTTCCTGCGGCGTTATGGGGCGCGCGCTGTTGGAGTCGAAGGTCCACGCGGCGAACCGCGAGGTGTTCGGCCGACGGCTCGACGAACACCCCCTGCTGCGGCGAGACCTCGTGGTGATGGCCGTCGACCACGAGGCCGCACTGGCGTTCACCTTCGAGGCCGTCGCCGCGTTCCACCGTCGCCAGCGCGGGGACGACGACGAGGCCCACCGGCTCATGCGGCTGCTCGTCCCGGTCGCGAAATACCGGACGGCGCGGATGGCGGTCGACACGGCCTCCTACGCGATGGAGATCAAGGGCGGCAACGGCTACGTCGAGGAGTTCGTCCATCCGCGACTGCTGCGGAACGCACAGGTCCTCCCTATCTGGGAGGGTGCCTCGAACGTGATGGCACTCGACGTCCTGCGGGCGATGGACCGCGAGGCCGCCCACGAACCGGTGCTCGCTCTAACCGAGGAGCGACTGAACGCGGTCTCGCATCCGGTGCTGGAGGATCTCGTCGCGACGGTCCGTTCGGAGCACGACGGGCTGGCGAGTGCGATGGCCGCCGTCGGCGCGGGGAGTTCCGGATACGCCCAGCAGCAGGCGAAGGAACTCACAGACTATATCTTCGACGTGACGACCGCGGCCGTCCTCCTCGAAGACGCACAGTGGCAACTCGACCACGAGGACGACGCCCGGCGGGCACTCGTCGCCCGCGAGTTCGTCGAGTCGTCGCTCCGGTCGGAAGATGCCCGCGGCATCACCGGCGGTGACGAGGTCTCGCCGTCGACCTTCGACGCCATCGTCCGGTACGCAGCAGCCGACCCGGCAGAGAGAGACTGGTAG
- a CDS encoding type II toxin-antitoxin system HicA family toxin, which translates to MGRRTFSGTEVVKVLVNVGGFEWRRTTGDHAQLYYEHPTNEADRRQVTVPLHSELRTGTLRSIAESAGANNFEAFCEWIDENA; encoded by the coding sequence ATGGGTCGGCGAACGTTCTCTGGAACGGAGGTAGTGAAGGTGCTGGTCAACGTCGGTGGGTTCGAGTGGCGACGTACGACCGGCGACCACGCCCAACTGTACTACGAACACCCGACGAACGAAGCGGACCGCCGACAAGTGACTGTCCCACTGCATAGCGAACTCCGTACCGGGACGCTCCGAAGCATCGCCGAAAGTGCCGGAGCAAACAATTTCGAGGCCTTCTGCGAGTGGATAGACGAAAATGCCTAA
- a CDS encoding PQQ-dependent sugar dehydrogenase: MDRRTYLTISGLTAGAALAGCVGSPSGDADSESTSRSDDASTTDSGESDDITVERAVTGLTRPWSLESLPDDPRLLVTEQRGRLLLADPESGSTERVGGTPEVYARGQGGLLDVALHPRFPSEPWLYLTYSAARNDGTSTTHLGRGRLDTDAARLTEFEQLHAAEPFVESTGHFGSRLTFDAEERLYMTVGDRQFKNFGPDHVSQDLTNELGCVLRFEADGSVPADNPFVDDSDARDTIFSYGHRNPQGLTTHPETGEIWESEFGEQDGDELNVLEAGANYGWPVADEGCTYGSGEPIGVSHDERDDVVAPVFSWPCGSGGFPPSGMAFYTGETFSDWQGDLFVGGLASQYLAHFTVDGRTVTEVDPLLADRGWRVRDVLAVPETGDLYAIVDAGDAPLVRLSVDG; the protein is encoded by the coding sequence ATGGACCGACGGACGTATCTCACGATCAGCGGACTCACGGCCGGTGCCGCGCTGGCGGGCTGCGTCGGCAGCCCCAGTGGCGACGCGGACTCGGAGTCGACATCACGCTCAGACGACGCGTCGACGACGGACTCGGGCGAGTCGGACGATATCACGGTCGAACGCGCCGTGACGGGCTTGACACGTCCGTGGTCGCTCGAATCCCTCCCCGACGACCCGCGGCTCCTCGTGACCGAACAACGAGGACGACTGTTGCTCGCCGACCCCGAATCGGGGTCTACAGAGCGGGTCGGCGGGACGCCCGAGGTGTACGCCCGCGGACAGGGAGGTCTCCTCGACGTCGCGCTCCATCCACGGTTCCCGTCCGAGCCGTGGCTGTATCTCACCTACTCGGCCGCACGGAACGACGGAACCTCGACGACTCATCTCGGACGGGGACGACTCGACACCGATGCGGCTCGTCTCACCGAGTTCGAGCAGTTGCACGCGGCCGAACCGTTCGTCGAATCGACGGGGCATTTCGGCTCCCGGCTGACGTTCGACGCCGAGGAACGGCTGTACATGACCGTCGGCGACCGGCAGTTCAAGAACTTCGGGCCGGACCACGTCTCGCAGGATCTGACCAACGAACTCGGCTGTGTGCTCCGGTTCGAGGCCGACGGCTCGGTCCCCGCAGACAACCCGTTCGTCGACGACTCTGACGCCAGAGACACGATCTTCAGCTACGGCCACCGGAACCCGCAGGGGCTGACCACCCACCCCGAGACGGGCGAAATCTGGGAGTCGGAGTTCGGCGAACAGGACGGTGACGAGCTCAACGTCCTCGAAGCCGGGGCGAACTATGGCTGGCCCGTCGCCGACGAGGGCTGTACCTACGGCAGTGGCGAGCCCATTGGTGTCTCCCACGACGAGCGCGACGACGTCGTCGCACCCGTCTTCTCGTGGCCGTGCGGCAGTGGCGGCTTCCCCCCGAGCGGGATGGCCTTCTACACCGGCGAGACCTTCTCCGACTGGCAGGGTGACCTCTTCGTCGGCGGTCTCGCCTCGCAGTATCTCGCGCATTTCACCGTCGATGGCCGGACCGTGACGGAAGTCGACCCTCTGCTTGCCGACCGCGGCTGGCGTGTCCGCGACGTGCTGGCAGTCCCCGAGACGGGCGACCTGTACGCAATCGTCGACGCGGGCGACGCCCCGCTCGTCAGACTCAGCGTCGACGGCTAG